From one Candidatus Thioglobus sp. NP1 genomic stretch:
- a CDS encoding tol-pal system YbgF family protein codes for MKKSLLKYLIFTLCFFSAAGINAEEGLDIDMILLKLNKELKTLNKEILSLKDNNELLSEELRLNSEKITELFEIIELNSSKKEKIIKTTKTDSETKALKLFSDGKSSFVLEDYQKAIKLFSSYLDTFPNSINTEDSKLWLARSYFASGSSLRSKEKYQEFHANGNKDHPKFADSLYELSIALIDLKEFSGAKVLLSKMIDEYPDHALNPKANQLLEDL; via the coding sequence ATGAAAAAGTCTTTACTAAAATATCTCATATTTACGTTATGTTTCTTTTCTGCTGCAGGCATTAACGCAGAAGAGGGACTTGATATTGATATGATTTTATTAAAGCTAAATAAAGAACTTAAGACGCTTAATAAAGAAATTCTATCATTAAAAGATAATAATGAGCTTCTTAGTGAGGAGCTCAGACTTAATTCTGAAAAAATAACTGAATTGTTTGAAATAATTGAATTGAATTCTTCAAAAAAAGAAAAAATAATAAAAACAACTAAAACAGACTCAGAAACAAAAGCATTAAAATTATTCTCTGATGGAAAAAGTAGCTTTGTCCTTGAGGATTATCAAAAAGCTATCAAATTATTCTCCAGCTATCTAGATACCTTTCCAAATTCTATCAATACTGAAGACTCTAAGTTATGGCTTGCACGCTCTTACTTTGCAAGTGGCTCTTCATTAAGATCCAAGGAAAAATATCAAGAATTTCATGCTAATGGCAATAAAGACCATCCAAAGTTTGCAGATTCACTCTACGAACTATCTATTGCCTTAATTGATTTAAAAGAATTTAGTGGCGCAAAAGTCTTGCTGTCTAAAATGATCGATGAGTATCCTGACCATGCTTTAAATCCAAAAGCTAATCAATTGCTTGAAGACCTCTAA
- a CDS encoding aminodeoxychorismate synthase component I, with protein MKTIEIQKVDLASFCYLDNSRYPFLLESVNHNDNNRYSILFAFPGENIVLNNASDFDFLNKLESKYKLNNTNSDLPFCGGWFVYLSYELIGQIENTLSADLHNSDLPIAYAVKIPTAIIIDHQLDKTYIVDESNDDSRINLILDDIKLINLIPLSPLEGSLSEENQEKFISGVQSSLKYIIAGDVFQVNLSREWQYKLNNHVDSAAIYKSLKKANPAPFSALIHYQDFSIISSSPERLFSVNNDVLQTRPIAGTHPRGKGSDDETLKDNLISNPKEIAEHVMLLDLERNDMGRVCEYGSVFVNEVMTLETYPYVHHIVSNIKGKLKKQVGIKDIIKALFPGGTITGCPKVRCMQIISELEQMPREAYTGSVGYLSQNGRMDFNILIRSFIHKDNKLSFRAGAGIVYDSIPERELAETRHKAEGLIKVFKD; from the coding sequence GTGAAAACTATTGAAATACAAAAAGTTGATTTAGCTTCTTTTTGTTATCTTGATAACTCTAGATATCCTTTCTTACTTGAAAGTGTAAATCACAATGATAATAATAGATACTCAATATTATTTGCTTTCCCAGGTGAAAATATAGTTCTTAACAATGCTTCTGACTTTGACTTTTTAAATAAGCTTGAAAGTAAATATAAGTTAAATAATACAAACTCAGATTTACCTTTTTGTGGAGGCTGGTTTGTCTATCTTTCTTATGAATTAATTGGCCAAATTGAAAATACCTTATCTGCTGATCTTCATAACTCAGATTTACCAATTGCGTACGCTGTTAAGATTCCTACTGCAATAATCATTGATCACCAGTTAGATAAAACTTATATCGTAGATGAGAGTAATGATGATTCTCGAATTAACTTAATATTAGATGATATTAAACTTATCAATCTAATCCCATTAAGCCCATTAGAGGGAAGCTTATCTGAGGAAAACCAAGAAAAATTTATTAGTGGAGTACAAAGTAGCCTAAAGTATATTATTGCTGGTGATGTTTTTCAGGTCAACTTGTCAAGAGAATGGCAATATAAGCTAAATAATCATGTAGATTCAGCTGCTATTTATAAATCCTTAAAAAAAGCTAATCCAGCCCCTTTCTCTGCTTTAATTCACTATCAAGACTTTAGTATAATCTCATCTTCACCAGAGAGGCTCTTTAGCGTCAATAATGATGTTTTACAAACAAGGCCAATTGCTGGAACTCATCCTAGAGGTAAGGGCTCTGATGATGAAACTTTAAAAGATAATTTAATCAGTAATCCTAAGGAAATTGCTGAACATGTTATGCTACTTGACCTTGAGAGAAATGATATGGGAAGGGTATGTGAATACGGAAGTGTCTTTGTTAATGAGGTTATGACTCTTGAGACATACCCATATGTGCATCATATAGTTTCAAATATCAAAGGAAAACTTAAAAAACAGGTAGGTATAAAAGATATTATCAAGGCACTTTTTCCTGGTGGAACGATTACTGGATGTCCTAAAGTCCGCTGTATGCAAATCATTAGTGAGTTAGAGCAAATGCCAAGAGAAGCCTATACAGGCTCAGTAGGTTATTTAAGTCAAAATGGGAGGATGGACTTTAATATTCTTATACGTAGCTTTATCCATAAAGATAATAAGTTAAGCTTTAGAGCAGGTGCTGGAATTGTATATGACTCAATCCCAGAGAGAGAATTAGCTGAAACTAGGCATAAGGCAGAAGGCTTAATCAAAGTATTTAAAGACTAA